The Clostridium sporogenes region TTATCATTTGGTATAGGATACCAAATGGAAACAGCTATGACAAATGTTGCTAAAAAGTATACTGATAAAAATTTTGCTATAGTTGATACTGATAAGGTAAAGTTACCTAATGTTCAATGTTTAACATTTAAAGATAATGAAGGCTCTTTTTTAATGGGCGTTATAGCAGGTAAAATGACGAAAACTAATAAAGTAGGATTTATTGGTGGTAAGGACTCTGCTGCTATAAATAAATTTGAGGCTGGTTTTATAGCTGGTGTTAAATCAGTTAATCCAGAAGCAGCAAAAGGATTAATAGGAACAAAGGATAAAGCAGGAGCAATGGTAAAATATGCAGATAGTTTTACCGATACAAATAAAGGATATGAATTAGGAAAATCATTATATGGCGCAGGTTGCGATATTGTATATCATGCAGCTGGTGGAGTTGGAATAGGCTTATTTAAATCAGCAAAAGAATTAAATAAAGCAGATAAAAGAATATGGGCTATAGGTGTTGATAGAGATCAAGCAGCTGAAATGACAGAATATGCAGATATAATACTATCAAGTATGGTAAAAAGAGTAGACACTGCAACTTTTAATGCAACAAAAGAAGTTGTAGATGGTACATTTAAAGGTGGAAAACATATAGAATTAGGATTAAAAGAAGATGGTGTAGGTATAGCACCTTCCTCTAACAAAAATACTTCAAAAGAAACATTAGAATTAGTTGAAAAATATAGTAAAGAAGTGAAAGAAGGCAAAATAAAAGTTCCAGCTACAAGAGAAGAATTAGTTAAATTTACTCCAACAGAAATCAAATAATTTATTGAGAAAATATTAGAAAATATTAGAAAATATAATGTTATAAAAGCTAGATGTACTCAACATCTAGCTTTTATAAACTATATATATTATAATTTTAGTTGTAGAACGTTTACAAATTTAAGAGTATAAAAAATACATGGAGGGAGGCATCTAGTCTAGAAGGTATATAAACTTACGACTAGAAAAGAATGAATGGAAAAAGTAATTGAGATGAAAGGAATAACTAAAGTTTTTCCCGGAACTATAGCTAATGATGACGTTAACTTTGATTTGAATAAAAGTGAAACTCATGTATTGTTAGGTGAAAATGGTGCAGGAAAAACCACCCTTATGAATGTATTATATGGATTATATCAAGCAGAAAAAGGTGAAATATTTGTTAATGGTGAAAAAGTTAATATATTAGGACCTAATGATGCTATTAAACAAGGAATAGGTATGGTGCACCAGCACTTTATGCTAGTTCATAATTTTACTGTAGCAGAAAATATAGTACTTGGAACAGAACCTAGAAAAGGGTTTAAGTTAGATATAAGTAAAGCCATAGAAGATGTGGAAGAAATATCAAAAAAATATGGTTTTTCAATAGATCCTAAATCTGTTATAGAGGATATATCAGTAGGACAACAACAAAAAGTAGAGATATTAAAAGCATTATACAGAGGCGCTGAAATACTTATATTAGATGAACCTACAGCGGTTTTAACACCGCAGGAAATTGATGAATTGGGTATAATTATTGATAATTTAAAAAATCAAGGAAAATCTATTATACTTATAACACATAAATTAAAAGAAGTTATGAAAATGAGTGATAGAGTTACAATAATAAGAAGGGGGAAGGTTACAGGTTCCGTTAATACAAAGGAAACTAATATAGATGAGTTGGCAGAACTCATGGTAGGAAGAAAAGTTAATCTTCAAATGGATAAAAAACCTCAAAATTTAGGAAAAGAAATATTACAGGTACAGAATCTTAAGGCTAAAGATAAAAGAGGTGTTAATGTATTAAAGGATGTTAATCTTTCTGTAAGGCAAGGAGAAATCGTTGGTATAGCTGGAGTAGATGGCAACGGACAAAGTGAATTTATAGAAGTTTTAACAGGACTTAGGAAGGCGGATGCCGGAAGTATAAATCTTAATGGAGAAGAAATACTTAATAAATCATCAAGACAAATAATAGATAAAGGTGTAGGCCATATTCCTGAAGATAGACATAAGAGAGGATTAATACTTAAATATTCCCTTTATGAAAATTCTGTTTTAGGAAAACATCATAAAGCACCTTTTAGTAAAGGTATAGTTATGGATTATAAAGCCATAAGGAAACATTGTAATACACTTATAGAAGAGTTTGATGTAAGAACCCCAAATGATGAGGTTAATGCATCTGCATTATCCGGAGGTAATCAACAAAAACTTATAGCAGCTAGAGAAATATCTAAGGACCCAGATCTGTTAATAGCATCTCAACCCACTAGGGGGTTAGATGTTGGGGCTATAGAATATATTCATAAAAGGCTAATAGAGGAAAGAGAAAATGGAAAAGCTGTATTATTAGTTTCCTTAGAATTAGATGAAATACTATCTTTATCTGATAGAATTGCTGTTATGTACGATGGTAAAATAATAGAAATATTAGATAGAAAAGACGCCACAGAGCAAAAACTAGGTGTATTAATGGCTGGTGGGAAATTAGAAGATAATAAGAAAGAGGTGAAATAAGGTGAGTGACAATAGCAAGAAAAGAACTATAAGTAATGGTCTTATAAACGTTCTAAAATCTTTAGCATTTCCACTTGGTGCAATTGTAATTTCTATACTTGTATCCGTATTCTTTGTTATGTGGGCAAAGGGATATTCAATAACTGAATATTTTTCAGCTTTTAGTGATCTTTTCACTACTATATGGCGAGGAAGCTTTGGAGATAAAAGAAAAACTCTTGAAACAATGATATATGTCACCCCTTTAATATTTACAGGAGTAGCTAATGCTATAGCCTTTAGATGTGGATTATTTAATATAGGGGTTGAAGGACAGTTTATAGTAGGAATGATATCTGCAGCAATACTAGGACTTATTCCAGGATTGAATCCAGTTGTACATGGGATATTAATAATATTAGGTGGAATAGTAGCGGGTTCTATTTGGGCAGGAATACCAGGATATTTAAAAGCTAAGATAGGAACAAATGAAGTTATAAACACAATAATGATGAATTATTTAGGATTATATTTGGGAAATTATATAATATTAAGATCTAGATTTTCAGTTAAAAGTTCAGCTAGTACACCTATAATTCAAAAAAGTGCTCAATTATTAAGGTTTAGTAATATGAGTAGAGCTAGTATAAGTTTAATAATAGGAATAGTGTTTGCTATATTTATATATTGGCTTTTATGGAAAACTACCATAGGATATGAAATAAGAGCAGTTGGATTTAATCCATCTGGAGCCGAGTATGGCGGGATTAATATAGCTAAAAATACAATTTTAGCTATGGTTTTATCAGGAGCTATTGCAGGTATAGGTGGAGCTACCCATGTAGCAGGTGTTATGCATCAAGCACAAGATATGATGGTATTACCTGGATTCGGATTCGATGGTATAGCCGTTGCACTACTTGCAAAAAATAATCCTATAGGGTGTATAGCTTCTGCTATACTATTTGGAGCATTAAACAGTAGTTCTAAGATGCTTCAACTTAATGGCATACCAAAGCAAATAGTTTATCTTGTTCAATCAATAATAATTATATTTGTAGCAACTGATTATATAGTAAAATATTTCTCAGAGAAAAAGAATAGGAAGGTGTTAATCAATGGATAGTTTAATCATAATAGGATTAGTAACAGCCACATTAAGGACAGCTACACCTTTAGTTTTTGCAGGTCTTGGAGGAGTATTTTCAGAAAGAGCTGGTGTAGTTAATATAGGACTAGAAGGAATGATGGTCATGGGCGCTTTCTTTTCAGTATATGGTACATATTTAACAGGAAGCCCTTTAGTTGGTATATTATTTGCAATAGTAGCAGGAGCTTTGATTGCATTGTTACATGCGTTTTTAAGTATATCCTTAAAAGCAGATCAGGTTATATCAGGTACAGCAATAAATTTATTTTCATCTGCACTAGCTAGTTTTTTAATTTTTAAAATTTTTAAAAAGGGTGGGCAAACAGATATAGTTAAAGCATTAGCCTATAATGTGCCAGCTTCAGTAAAATCAATACCTATAATAGGCTCAATACTATCAGGAATAAATTGGTTTGTTATCATTGCTTTAATACTTGTTTTTATATCTCATTATGTTTTATTTAAAACTCCAGTTGGATTAAGAATCAGATCAGTAGGTGAACATCCTAAAGCAGCAGATACTTTAGGAATAAATGTCTATAAAGTTAGATATCTATGTGTTATGTTATCAGGAGCTTTAGCCGGACTTGGAGGAGCAGCGTTAATAGGTATAACCCCTGTTTATAGAGAAGGAATGGTTGCAGGCCGTGGATTTATTGCCTTAGCAGCTATGATATTTGGTAATTGGAAACCTTTTGGAACTATGTTTGCTTGTTTATTATTTGCTTTTGGAGGTTCCTTTGAAATATTTGCTCAAGGTTTTAGTTGGAATTTGCCATCTGAATTTTATTCAAGTATACCATATATATTAACAATGTTAGCATTAGCAGGATTTGTAGGAAAAACTACAGCACCAGCTGCAGACGGACAGCCATACGAAAAAGGTCAAAGATAAAAACTTGCCATTTGGCAAGTTTTTATCTTTAATTTTCAACTCTGATGTAGTAAATTTTTTTTTATGATATAATTAAAATGAAAGGGGGGTGTAGGAATTTATGAATATGAATTTTGGCTTATCCTTAACACAGGAACAAAAGTTAATAATGACACAACAAATGCAGTTATCTATTAAACTTCTTCAGATGTCTACCTATGAATTGCAACAATATGTTGAAAAGGAAGTTCAAGAAAATCCTGTTTTAGATTCTCAGAATACTGATAAAGAAGATAAGATTATAGAGGATATAAACTATAAAAAATTAATTAAACATTTAGAGGATAATGGAAATGAATATGGTAATTATAGTAGCTACAATAAAGAAGAAGAAACCTCACCTTTTAATTTTATATCCAATGAAAAATCATTAAAAGAATACTTACAAGAGCAAATTATAGAATTAAATGAAAACAAATACATAAAGTCCATATGCATATACATAATAGAAAACATAGATGATAAAGGATATTTATCTGTAAACGATGAGGAAATATCTGAGGAATTAAAAGTTCCACTAGATTCAATAAAAGAAGCCATAGATATAGTACAGTCATTAGAACCAGATGGTATAGGTGCTAGGAATTTAAAAGAATGTTTAAAGATACAATTAAAAAAGAAATCCATAAATAATATCAAGATATGTGAAATTATAGACAATTATCTTCCTTTAGTAGCAGAGAATAGATATAATGTTATATCTAAAAAACTTGGTATATCAATAAAAAAGGCCCAGGAATATGGAGATGTTATAAAAACTCTTCAGCCTAAACCTTCAAGAGGATTTTATACTGGTGATGAAGTAAAATATATAGTTCCAGATGCATATATAAAAAAAATAGATAACGAATACTATATAATTATGAATGAAGAACTATTACCTAAGTTAACAGTAAATAATTTATATAAAGAGATAGTTTTAAATGATACAGATGAAAATGCAGTAGAATTTGTAAAAGAAAAATTAAATAGTGCCATTTTTTTAATTAAAAGTATAGAGAATAGAAAATCTACAATTTATAGAGTATTAGAAAAAATTTTAGAAATACAAAAGGATTATTTTGATTTTGGAATTGAGTTTTTGAAACCAATGACTTTAAGGGAAATAGCTGATAGTTTAGGTATGCATGAGTCTACTATAAGTAGAGCTATAAGAGATAAATATATAAATACTAATAGAGGTACCATACTTATAAAAGATTTATTTACTACGGGAATTACTGCTAATAATAGTACAGGGGAAGATATTTCTGTAGAATTTATAAAAAAAGAAATAAAAGAATTAATAGATAAAGAAGATAAGAAAAAGCCTATATCTGATCAAATAATATGTAATATATTAAATAATAAGGGCATACAAATATCGAGAAGAACTGTGGCTAAATACAGAGAAGAGTTAGGTATACAATCTTCAAAATGTAGAAAGCGTTTTTAAAAGCATGAGTTATAGATTATCATGCTTTTTTTATTTAAATGTTAAGTGATTTTCAGATTTTTAGGTGGAGTTTGCTTAGAATAGTTTATCTAGTGATTGACATTGATAGTATAAGGATTTTGAATAACTGAAGCCTTACAATTCTATAACATTTTGCTACAAGATAGGGTGGTATAAATACTATCAATGGAATAAATTAAATTTGGTGAATTATGTAAAGATGTAAAATTAAAGATATAGAATTAAAAATACTGTTCAGGGGAAAAATAAATTTGAATTTTTAGAAATAATATTGAAATTAAAAAAAATTTTTGAAAAATTTTAAAAAAACCCTTTAAAAGTAGGAAAGATTATCTTATAATATAAGTGGGACATAAAAAAGATATAAGGGACTTAAAAAGTCCAAGGGGTTAATAGAAGCTGAGGAGTGTTCACAATGGAAGATATTCTAAAGTTGCAGCAAAAGATAGTTCCGGAAATGTTAAAGTTATTAGAAAAAAGATATAACATATTAAGGACTATTTACTATAAACAGCCTATAGGAAGAAGAGTTTTAGCAAATGATTTAGAAATAGGTGAAAGAATAGTAAGAACAGAAATTAATTTTCTAAAAAGTCAAAGCTTAATAGATATTAATTCTTCAGGTATGACTGTAACAAAAGAAGGGGAAGAAATAATAGATAAGTTAAAATCCTTTATACATGAAGTAAAGGGATTAAAAGAAATAGAAAATATAATTAAAAATAAATTAGAAATATTTGAAGTTATAATTGTTCCAGGAAATTTAGATGAAGATATAACAGTTAAGAATGAATTGGGAAAAGCTGCAGCTAATTATTTGAAAAATATAGTACAAGATAAAGATATAATAGCATTAACTGGTGGCAGTACTGTAAAAGAAGTTGTAGATAATATGCCAAAAATAAATACCTTAAAGGATGCAGTTGTAGTACCAGCAAGAGGTGGCATAGGAAGAGATGTAGAATTACAGGCTAATACTTTAGTTGCAAATTTAGCTTCTAAAATTAATGCTAATTATAAATTGATGCATGTACAGGATAACCTTAGCGAAGCAGCATTAAAAGCTGTTATGGAAGAAAAATCAATAAAAGAAGTATTAGATATGATACACAAAGTTAATATACTAATACATGGCATAGGAATAGCTGAAGTAATGGCCACTAGAAGAGGAATCGCATCAGAAGAAATAGCATATATAGAAGAAAAAAAAGCTGTAGCAGAAGCTTTTGGATATTACTTTGATATGAAAGGTAATGTGGTACATTCAAGCCCAACTATAGGAATAAAAAGAGAAAGCATAAAAAATGCAAACAAACTTATAGCAGTATCAGGGGGCAAAAAAAAGGCTAAAGCAATACTGGCAGCAGAACTTAGAAATACAAATAGTGTATTAATAACAGATGAGGGAGCTGCTAGAGAAATTATTAATATTTTAGAAAATGAATAATACTAAATAATTTAATTTATAAAAGATAAAAATATATAAAAAGAAAAATGTTTATAATTTTAGGAGGTACTTATAATGGTTAAAGTTGCTATTAATGGATTTGGAAGAATAGGAAGAAATGTGTTTAAGGCTTTGGTTAAGAACTATAAAGATGAATTACAAGTGGTGGCTATAAATGATTTAACAAGCCCAGCTACACTAGCTCATTTATTAAAATATGATAGTTTATATGGAAAATTTGATGGAACTGTAGAAGCTAAAGAAACTTCAATAGTAGTTAACGGAAATGAAATAAAAATATTTGCAGAAAGAGATCCAAAAAATATAGACTGGAATTCAACAGGAGCAGAAATAGTAATAGAATCAACAGGTTTATTTACAGATGGAGAAAAAGCAAATGCTCATTTAGGTGGAACAGTTAAAAAAGTTTTAATTTCAGCACCAGCTAAAAATGAAGATAAAACAATAGTTATGGGTGTTAACCATGAAGAATATGACCCAGCAAACCATAATATAATATCAAATGCATCTTGCACAACAAACTGTTTAGCACCATTTGCTAAAGTTCTTGACGAAAATTTTGGAATAGAATCAGGATTAATGACAACTATTCATGCATATACAGGAGACCAAAGAGTACTAGATGCTCCACACAAAGATCTAAGAAGAGCAAGAGCAGCAGCAGAATCAATGATACCAACAACTACAGGAGCAGCTAAAGCGGTTGCATTAGTATTACCACAATTAAAAGGAAAATTAAATGGAATGGCTGTAAGAGTACCAACTCCAACAGTTTCATTAACAGACTTAGTTTTCACAGTTAAAAAAGATGTAACTGTAGAAGAAATTAATGCAGCACTTAAAAAAGCAGCTGAAGGTGAATTAAAAGGAATATTAGGATACAGCGAAGAACCACTAGTATCAATCGACTACAGAGGAGACGAAAGATCTTCAATAGTTGACGCATTATCAACTAGTGTAATAGACAACAGATTAGTTAAGGTTGTTTCATGGTATGACAATGAATATGGTTATTCTCACAGATTAGCAGATTTAACTAAATTTGTAGCTGATAGACTTTAATATAAAAAAGTATAGAGGATACTTTTAGTTAGAATATAATTTAATAATTAAAAGTTCTCCTTTTATAAAAAAGGTTTGGTTTCTCTATAATTCCAAACCTTTTTTACACATTATTAATATTAAGTTAAATATATTGATTTAATATAGTGTTATAAGGAATAAATTTCTTGTAAATGTATAGTAAATATTGACATTGTTATAGCGATAAAGCTAAAATAGAATAAGATAGTATAGCATAAATAAATTAATTGTATATACTAATAACCCCATAATATTATATAAGAGGTGAATGTCAATGAATTATAATAAAAAAAGTATAGAAGATATAGATGTAAAAGGTAAAAAAGTATTAGTAAGATGTGACTTTAATGTACCACTAAACGAAGGAAAAATAACAGATGAAAATAGATTAGTAGGAGCACTTCCAACAATTAAATATTTAATAGAAAGAGGTGCGAAAATTATACTTTGCTCCCATATGGGAAAACCAAAGGGAGAGCCTAAAAAAGAACTTTCATTATTACCAGTAGCAAAAAGACTATCAGAAATGTTAAATAAGGAAGTAATATTTGCAGATGATGATAACGTAGTTGGTGAAAATGCTAAAAAAGCAGTAGAAGATATGAAAGATGGAGACGTAGTATTACTACAAAATACTAGATACAGAAAAGAAGAAACTAAAAATGAAGAAGTTTTTTCAAAGGAATTAGCCTCTCTTGCAGATGTATTTGTAAATGATGCCTTTGGAACAGCTCATAGAGCTCATTGTTCAACAGTAGGTGTTACAAATTATTTAGAAGAAGCTGCTTGTGGATATTTAATACAAAAGGAATTAAAATTCTTAGGAAATGCAGTGGAAAAACCAGAAAGACCATTTGTAGCAATATTAGGTGGAGCAAAGGTTTCAGATAAAATAAATGTTATAAATAACCTATTAGATAAAGTAGACACTTTAATA contains the following coding sequences:
- a CDS encoding phosphoglycerate kinase, with translation MNYNKKSIEDIDVKGKKVLVRCDFNVPLNEGKITDENRLVGALPTIKYLIERGAKIILCSHMGKPKGEPKKELSLLPVAKRLSEMLNKEVIFADDDNVVGENAKKAVEDMKDGDVVLLQNTRYRKEETKNEEVFSKELASLADVFVNDAFGTAHRAHCSTVGVTNYLEEAACGYLIQKELKFLGNAVEKPERPFVAILGGAKVSDKINVINNLLDKVDTLIIGGGMGYTFLKSQGYTVGDSLLEEDKVEYAKEMINKAKEKGVNLLLPVDITIADRFDKDAKPIITEDQNVGEGYMGLDIGPKTAKIYSDAIKSAKTVIWNGPMGVFEFKNFANGTIEVAKAMADSDAVTIIGGGDSAAAVNILGFGDKMTHISTGGGASLEFLEGKELPGIAALNDK
- a CDS encoding BMP family lipoprotein — protein: MKKKKIIALLATAVMAVSLFAGCGSKDSAGKQSAEKKEKVKIGLSTDEGGLNDKSFNQAADAGVKKAQKELNVDYKPIESKQKEDYESNLEALVNDGSDLSFGIGYQMETAMTNVAKKYTDKNFAIVDTDKVKLPNVQCLTFKDNEGSFLMGVIAGKMTKTNKVGFIGGKDSAAINKFEAGFIAGVKSVNPEAAKGLIGTKDKAGAMVKYADSFTDTNKGYELGKSLYGAGCDIVYHAAGGVGIGLFKSAKELNKADKRIWAIGVDRDQAAEMTEYADIILSSMVKRVDTATFNATKEVVDGTFKGGKHIELGLKEDGVGIAPSSNKNTSKETLELVEKYSKEVKEGKIKVPATREELVKFTPTEIK
- a CDS encoding sugar-binding transcriptional regulator — its product is MEDILKLQQKIVPEMLKLLEKRYNILRTIYYKQPIGRRVLANDLEIGERIVRTEINFLKSQSLIDINSSGMTVTKEGEEIIDKLKSFIHEVKGLKEIENIIKNKLEIFEVIIVPGNLDEDITVKNELGKAAANYLKNIVQDKDIIALTGGSTVKEVVDNMPKINTLKDAVVVPARGGIGRDVELQANTLVANLASKINANYKLMHVQDNLSEAALKAVMEEKSIKEVLDMIHKVNILIHGIGIAEVMATRRGIASEEIAYIEEKKAVAEAFGYYFDMKGNVVHSSPTIGIKRESIKNANKLIAVSGGKKKAKAILAAELRNTNSVLITDEGAAREIINILENE
- the gap gene encoding type I glyceraldehyde-3-phosphate dehydrogenase, whose amino-acid sequence is MVKVAINGFGRIGRNVFKALVKNYKDELQVVAINDLTSPATLAHLLKYDSLYGKFDGTVEAKETSIVVNGNEIKIFAERDPKNIDWNSTGAEIVIESTGLFTDGEKANAHLGGTVKKVLISAPAKNEDKTIVMGVNHEEYDPANHNIISNASCTTNCLAPFAKVLDENFGIESGLMTTIHAYTGDQRVLDAPHKDLRRARAAAESMIPTTTGAAKAVALVLPQLKGKLNGMAVRVPTPTVSLTDLVFTVKKDVTVEEINAALKKAAEGELKGILGYSEEPLVSIDYRGDERSSIVDALSTSVIDNRLVKVVSWYDNEYGYSHRLADLTKFVADRL
- a CDS encoding ABC transporter permease — translated: MSDNSKKRTISNGLINVLKSLAFPLGAIVISILVSVFFVMWAKGYSITEYFSAFSDLFTTIWRGSFGDKRKTLETMIYVTPLIFTGVANAIAFRCGLFNIGVEGQFIVGMISAAILGLIPGLNPVVHGILIILGGIVAGSIWAGIPGYLKAKIGTNEVINTIMMNYLGLYLGNYIILRSRFSVKSSASTPIIQKSAQLLRFSNMSRASISLIIGIVFAIFIYWLLWKTTIGYEIRAVGFNPSGAEYGGINIAKNTILAMVLSGAIAGIGGATHVAGVMHQAQDMMVLPGFGFDGIAVALLAKNNPIGCIASAILFGALNSSSKMLQLNGIPKQIVYLVQSIIIIFVATDYIVKYFSEKKNRKVLING
- a CDS encoding ABC transporter permease → MDSLIIIGLVTATLRTATPLVFAGLGGVFSERAGVVNIGLEGMMVMGAFFSVYGTYLTGSPLVGILFAIVAGALIALLHAFLSISLKADQVISGTAINLFSSALASFLIFKIFKKGGQTDIVKALAYNVPASVKSIPIIGSILSGINWFVIIALILVFISHYVLFKTPVGLRIRSVGEHPKAADTLGINVYKVRYLCVMLSGALAGLGGAALIGITPVYREGMVAGRGFIALAAMIFGNWKPFGTMFACLLFAFGGSFEIFAQGFSWNLPSEFYSSIPYILTMLALAGFVGKTTAPAADGQPYEKGQR
- the rpoN gene encoding RNA polymerase factor sigma-54; the encoded protein is MNFGLSLTQEQKLIMTQQMQLSIKLLQMSTYELQQYVEKEVQENPVLDSQNTDKEDKIIEDINYKKLIKHLEDNGNEYGNYSSYNKEEETSPFNFISNEKSLKEYLQEQIIELNENKYIKSICIYIIENIDDKGYLSVNDEEISEELKVPLDSIKEAIDIVQSLEPDGIGARNLKECLKIQLKKKSINNIKICEIIDNYLPLVAENRYNVISKKLGISIKKAQEYGDVIKTLQPKPSRGFYTGDEVKYIVPDAYIKKIDNEYYIIMNEELLPKLTVNNLYKEIVLNDTDENAVEFVKEKLNSAIFLIKSIENRKSTIYRVLEKILEIQKDYFDFGIEFLKPMTLREIADSLGMHESTISRAIRDKYINTNRGTILIKDLFTTGITANNSTGEDISVEFIKKEIKELIDKEDKKKPISDQIICNILNNKGIQISRRTVAKYREELGIQSSKCRKRF
- a CDS encoding ABC transporter ATP-binding protein encodes the protein MEKVIEMKGITKVFPGTIANDDVNFDLNKSETHVLLGENGAGKTTLMNVLYGLYQAEKGEIFVNGEKVNILGPNDAIKQGIGMVHQHFMLVHNFTVAENIVLGTEPRKGFKLDISKAIEDVEEISKKYGFSIDPKSVIEDISVGQQQKVEILKALYRGAEILILDEPTAVLTPQEIDELGIIIDNLKNQGKSIILITHKLKEVMKMSDRVTIIRRGKVTGSVNTKETNIDELAELMVGRKVNLQMDKKPQNLGKEILQVQNLKAKDKRGVNVLKDVNLSVRQGEIVGIAGVDGNGQSEFIEVLTGLRKADAGSINLNGEEILNKSSRQIIDKGVGHIPEDRHKRGLILKYSLYENSVLGKHHKAPFSKGIVMDYKAIRKHCNTLIEEFDVRTPNDEVNASALSGGNQQKLIAAREISKDPDLLIASQPTRGLDVGAIEYIHKRLIEERENGKAVLLVSLELDEILSLSDRIAVMYDGKIIEILDRKDATEQKLGVLMAGGKLEDNKKEVK